The proteins below come from a single Magallana gigas chromosome 10, xbMagGiga1.1, whole genome shotgun sequence genomic window:
- the LOC105336018 gene encoding uncharacterized protein isoform X2: MDVLLFILIFCLSFVDVANSDCRCRKLYECMTLTGEKPRCFFGCQPGWSGISCENKTDTSMASPCHCYYDFDCNYDGYCSRCLSGWTGTRCERKITSTIYKNTHRNSEDDSSAVYNSLGYIALIILGATIFCCCIAAGIRKNSGAPRASSASRSSTDITRDGHTSRDRSSRMWRTAASAESQMTNPSLNSFHEIDRIDNGTSQHVSFELQTDIPSHMEPPPSYESIMSRSNEAFQSTESLPTSSLALNKDSREVIETPPEYATVTSQYNNNLQSSQSDVLSN, translated from the exons ATGGAcgttttgctttttattttgattttttgccTTTCCTTTGTAGATGTGGCGAATTCAG ATTGCAGATGTCGTAAACTTTATGAATGCATGACCTTAACAGGAGAAAAACCTAGATGCTTTTTTGGCTGCCAGCCAGGATGGTCAGGCATCTCCTGTG aaaacaAGACCGATACAAGTATGGCATCACCTTGCCATTGCTACTACGACTTTGATTGCAATTACGACGGATATTGTTCACGATGTCTAAGTGGATGGACGGGCACGCGCTGTG aaagaaagataacttccACAATCTATAAAAATACGCACAGAAATTCGGAAg atgACTCTAGTGCTGTATATAATAGCCTTGGTTATATCGCCTTAATTATTTTAGGCGCGACGATTTTTTGCTGTTGCATTGCTGCAGGAATTAG GAAAAACTCTGGTGCTCCTCGTGCGTCTAGTGCTTCTCGGTCCTCAACTGATATTACCAGGGACGGTCACACGTCACGGGACAGATCTAGCCGAATGTGGAGAACCGCGGCCAGTGCAGAGAGCCAGATGACCAATCCTTCCTTAAATTCCTTCCATGAAA TTGACAGGATAGACAATGGAACATCTCAGCACGTATCGTTTGAACTGCAAACTGATATTCCGTCTCATATGGAACCGCCGCCATCTTATGAATCAATTATGTCAAGGTCAAACGAAGCTTTTCAATCAACTGAATCTTTACCTACGTCATCCTTAGCATTAAACAAGGATTCAAGGGAAGTAATAGAGACGCCACCAGAATACGcaacagtgacgtcacaatacaacaATAATTTACAATCGTCTCAGTCAGACGTACTATCAAATTAG
- the LOC105336018 gene encoding uncharacterized protein isoform X1 gives MDVLLFILIFCLSFVDVANSDCRCRKLYECMTLTGEKPRCFFGCQPGWSGISCENKTDTSMASPCHCYYDFDCNYDGYCSRCLSGWTGTRCERKITSTIYKNTHRNSEDDSSAVYNSLGYIALIILGATIFCCCIAAGIRRKNSGAPRASSASRSSTDITRDGHTSRDRSSRMWRTAASAESQMTNPSLNSFHEIDRIDNGTSQHVSFELQTDIPSHMEPPPSYESIMSRSNEAFQSTESLPTSSLALNKDSREVIETPPEYATVTSQYNNNLQSSQSDVLSN, from the exons ATGGAcgttttgctttttattttgattttttgccTTTCCTTTGTAGATGTGGCGAATTCAG ATTGCAGATGTCGTAAACTTTATGAATGCATGACCTTAACAGGAGAAAAACCTAGATGCTTTTTTGGCTGCCAGCCAGGATGGTCAGGCATCTCCTGTG aaaacaAGACCGATACAAGTATGGCATCACCTTGCCATTGCTACTACGACTTTGATTGCAATTACGACGGATATTGTTCACGATGTCTAAGTGGATGGACGGGCACGCGCTGTG aaagaaagataacttccACAATCTATAAAAATACGCACAGAAATTCGGAAg atgACTCTAGTGCTGTATATAATAGCCTTGGTTATATCGCCTTAATTATTTTAGGCGCGACGATTTTTTGCTGTTGCATTGCTGCAGGAATTAG AAGGAAAAACTCTGGTGCTCCTCGTGCGTCTAGTGCTTCTCGGTCCTCAACTGATATTACCAGGGACGGTCACACGTCACGGGACAGATCTAGCCGAATGTGGAGAACCGCGGCCAGTGCAGAGAGCCAGATGACCAATCCTTCCTTAAATTCCTTCCATGAAA TTGACAGGATAGACAATGGAACATCTCAGCACGTATCGTTTGAACTGCAAACTGATATTCCGTCTCATATGGAACCGCCGCCATCTTATGAATCAATTATGTCAAGGTCAAACGAAGCTTTTCAATCAACTGAATCTTTACCTACGTCATCCTTAGCATTAAACAAGGATTCAAGGGAAGTAATAGAGACGCCACCAGAATACGcaacagtgacgtcacaatacaacaATAATTTACAATCGTCTCAGTCAGACGTACTATCAAATTAG